One window from the genome of Cryptococcus deuterogattii R265 chromosome 10, complete sequence encodes:
- a CDS encoding DNA repair protein rad18 has translation MDKSHPLLANFDDPPPFPETYPQLRRLDRAVVCQICKEPFTAPVSIACGHSFCSHCIRSSLDVQKKCPSCNEPASEGSIRRNRALEEIAEAWEQSRPTLIDLSKPVSRKRAAPDADSRPSSSGTIKRLKDQDEKRSQSPALVEPIDSEEEDEIQELTENDEAPCPICMARMPISSIPMHVERGCPPPPKTIKASAGGGKGNQKADWKKVFSGQTLSASKGKESCKGREPEMKKITKPNYSLATPADLRALLSQYSLPTSGDKVTLIARVQEWIILYNANLDTSRPSSLSALRAKLAEAEASRKRDKEKGKDDLVEQLGSKDGLAKYAQEKRSEFERLRKEIMERDKRRKAEGKGSGRDSAIEVD, from the exons ATGGACAAAAgccaccctcttcttgctaATTTCGACgatcctcctcccttcccagAAACCTATCCTCAACTTCGTAGGCTTGATCGCGCCGTTGTCTGTCAGATTTGCAAAGAGCCCTTCACAGCGCCTGTGTCGATCGCCTGTGGCCACTCATTTTGCTCCCAC TGCATACGATCCTCTCTAGATGTCCAGAAGAAATGCCCCAGTTGCAATGAGCCGGCAAGCGAGGGATCTATACGGCGAAACAGAGCACTAGAAGAGATAGCAGAAGCTTGGGAGCAGTCAAG ACCCACCTTGATTGATCTGTCAAAACCTGTATCCCGAAAACGTGCGGCTCCAGACGCTGACTCCCGTCCATCGAGTTCAGGGACGATCAAACGCTTGAAGGACCAAGATGAAAAACGAAGCCAGTCTCCCGCACTGGTCGAGCCAATAGactcggaagaagaggatgaaataCAGGAACTGACTGAGAATG ACGAAGCTCCTTGCCCTATCTGTATGGCGCGTATGCCCATCTCGTCTATCCCTATGCACGTGGAAAGAGGCTGTCCACCGCCGCCCAAGACCATCAAAGCCAGCGCTGGAGGCGGGAAAGGCAATCAAAAAGCAGATTGGAAAAAGGTTTTCTCTGGGCAAACTCTTAGTGCAAgcaaggggaaagagagcTGCAAAGGGAGGGA ACcggaaatgaagaagattacGAAACCAAATTACTCTTTGGCGACGCCTGCTGACTTGAGGGCATTGTTATCG CAATATTCACTCCCTACATCTGGCGATAAAGTGACTCTCATCGCCCGAGTACAAGAATGGATTATTCTTTATAACGCGAACCTGGACACTTCCCgcccttcatctctttcggCTTTACGTGCAAAACTAGCAGAGGCCGAAGCAAGCCGGAAACGGGAtaaagagaagggaaaggatgatctCGTCGAACAATTAGGGTCGAAAGATGGTCTGGCGAAGTACGCccaagagaaaaggagtGAATtcgagagattgaggaaggagattatGGAAAGGGACAAGAGAcgaaaggccgagggaaaagggagtGGACGGGATAGTGCCATCGAGGTGGATTGA
- a CDS encoding urease yields the protein MGPKEKLIRYQQDKLILTTLGTLAQRRLARGLILNRAETIALISSQLQEFIRDGRHSVAELMDMGKKMLGRRHVRKGVPESIHSIQVEGTFPDGVFLVTVDDPISSDDGDLNNAFYGSFLPIPSADVFPAAPEPKDTLLGALICREEPIKINVSRRRFRLEVKNAGDRPIQVGSHYHFLETNPALVFDRLLSYGYHLDIPAGTAVRFEPGEKKTVTMVEFGGKKIFHGGSGLGSGPFNENLRETTIKAMVEKGGFSHKEQEKVEEGPVTEMNREVYASMFGPTTGDKIKLADMDLWIEIEKDYTVYGEECKFGGGKVLRDGGGQASGRYDHEVLDLVITNALIVDWNGIYKADIGVKNGIIVGIGKAGNPDMMDGVTDGMIVGSNSEVIAGEKLIVTAGALDVHVHYICPQLMTEALASGITTVVGGGTGPADGSNATTCTSSPFYMQNMIKATDTMPLNFGFTGKGNDSGTNSLRDIIEAGACGLKVHEDWGATPEVIDRALTIADEYDVQVNLHSDTLNESGYVESTLAAIKGRTIHSYHTEGAGGGHAPDIIVVCEHENVLPSSTNPTRPYAVNTLDEHLDMLMVCHHLDKSIPEDIAFADSRIRSETVAAEDVLQDTGAISMISSDSQAMGRIGEVITRTWRTAAKMKQYRGPLEGDEPTRDNNRVKRYVAKYTINPAITHGMSHLIGHVAVGCLADLVFWTAESFGARPEMVLKGGVIAWAAIGEANAAIPTVQPVIGRPMWGAQPAAAALNSIVWVSQASLDKDLVKRFDIKKRAEAVKNCRAIGKKDMKWNDTMPKMTVDPETYDVRADGVLCDVPPADKLPLTKRYFVY from the exons ATGGGACCGAAGGAGAAACTAATAAGGTACCAGCAG GAcaaactcatcctcacGACTTTGGGCACTCTTGCTCAGCGTCGTCTTGCTCGAGGCCTTATTCTCAACCGTGCTGAGACTATTgctctcatctcctcccagCTGCAGGAATTCATTCGAGATGGACGTCACTCTGTCGCGGAGCTCATGGAtatggggaagaagatgctggGCAGGCGACATGTCAGGAAGGGCGTTCCAGAATCAATTCACAGTATTCAGGTGGAAGGCACCTTCCCCGACGGTGTATTTTTGGTCACAGTCGATGACCCCATTTCCTCAGATGATGGCGACT TAAACAACGCCTTTTACGGTTCTTTCCTGCCAATCCCCTCGGCAGACGTTTTCCCTGCTGCACCTGAGCCAAAGGATACCCTCTTAGGAGCGCTCATTTGTCGCGAAGAACCAATTAAAATCAATGTTTCCCGACGACGCTTCAGGCTTGAAGTCAAGAATGCTGGAGACAGGCCAATTCAAGTTGGCTCACACTACCATTTCCTTGAAACCAACCCGGCCCTCGTTTTTGACAGACTCTTGTCCTATGGCTACCATTTGGATATTCCCGCTGGTACGGCAGTGAGATTTGAGCCcggggagaagaaaactGTGACAATGGTAGAATTtgggggaaagaagatcttCCACGGCGGAAGTGGTCTGGGAAGCGGACCTTTCAATGAGAATTTAAGGGAGACTACAATCAAGGCGATGGTTGAGAAAGGTGGATTTAGTCATaaagaacaagaaaaggTAGAAGAGGGACCAGTAACTGAAATGAACAGGGAAGTG TACGCTTCCATGTTTGGACCAACGACTGGGGACAAGATCAAGCTCGCCGACATGGATCTGTGGATCGAAATCGAAAAAGATTACACTGTCTACGGCGAGGAATGTAAAttcggtggag GTAAGGTCCTTCGAGATGGTGGAGGCCAAGCATCCGGCAGGTATGATCATGAGGTCCTTGACCTCGTTATTACCAATGCTCTTATTGTTGACTGGAATGGCATCTATAAG GCTGATATTGGTGTAAAAAATGGCATTATTGTTGGCATTGGTAAAGCTGGTAACCCCGATATGATGGATGGAGTCACAGATGGAATGATTGTGGGCTCAAACTCTGAAGTTATTGCTGGCGAAAAGTTGATCGTCACTGCGGGAGCTCTCGACGTTCACGTTCATTATATCTGCCCTCAACTCATGACAGAA GCCTTGGCGTCCGGTATCACCACTGTTGTTGGAGGTGGTACAGGTCCTGCAGATGGCTCCAACGCCACCACCTGCACGTCTTCGCCTTTCTACATGCAAAACATGATCAAAGCAACCGACACAATGCCTCTCAATTTTGGTTTCACTGGGAAGGGCAACGATTCTGGCACTAACTCGCTGAGGGACATTATCGAAGCCGGAGCTTGTGGCTTGAAGGTGCATGAGGATTGGGGCGCCACGCCCGAAGTTATTGACAGGGCTCTGACTATTGCCGACGAGTATGATGTACAG GTCAACCTCCATAGTGATACCCTCAACGAAAGTGGATATGTCGAGAGTACTCTGGCCGCCATCAAAGGCAGGACTATCCACAGTTACCACACTGAAGGAGCTGGCGGCGGACATGCCCCAGACATTATCGTTGTTTGTGAGCATGAGAACGTCTTGCCTAGCTCCACCAACCCAACTAGGCCCTATGCTGTTAACACTCTTGATGAGCATCTTGAC ATGCTTATGGTCTGCCATCACCTCGATAAGTCAATCCCAGAGGACATTGCCTTTGCCGACTCTCGTATCCGCTCTGAAACCGTTGCAGCCGAAGATGTCTTACAAGACACAGGCGCAATTTCCATGATTTCATCTGACAGTCAAGCTATGGGTCGTATCGGTGAAGTCATCACTCGTACATGGCGTACAGCtgcgaagatgaagcaaTACCGTGGTCCTCTTGAGGGCGATGAGCCCACTAGAGACAACAACAGGGTCAAACGATATGTTGCTAAGTACACTATCAACCCTGCCATCACCCACGGTATGTCGCACCTCATCGGTCACGTTGCCGTAGGCTGTCTGGCAGATTTGGTTTTCTGGACGGCAGAGTCGTTTGGTGCTAGACCGGAAATGGTCCTAAAGGGTGGTGTAATTGCTTGGGCTGCGATTGGCGAGGCGAACGCTGCGATCCCCACTGTACAGCCCGTCATTGGCCGGCCCATGTGGGGCGCTCAGCCCGCCGCGGCTGCACTCAATTCAATTGTTTGGGTCAGCCAGGCGTCTCTTGACAAGG ACCTCGTCAAGAGATTCGACATTAAGAAGCGGGCGGAGGCTGTCAAGAACTGTCGCGCTATTGGGAAAAAGGATATGAAGTGGAACGACACTATGCCGAAGATGACTG TCGATCCCGAGACCTACGATGTGCGCGCCGACGGCGTCCTTTGCGACGTCCCACCGGCAGACAAACTCCCGTTGACCAAGAGATACTTTGTTTACTAA
- a CDS encoding kinase regulator: MSTLFNIKSGQSRTFKPKKVPEGTKQWQLKQYAQQTLGSGNLRTAVKLPEGEDLQEWIAVHVVDFFNHVNMLYGTISEFCTPTECPVMNAGPKYEYFWEDGTTYKKPTQLSAPAYVEALMSWTQSILDDEKHFPQTIGKRFPPTFMTTAKTILRRLFRIYAHIYHAHFDQICALGIEAHLNTNYRHFLLFVDEFALLSEKDLVPLEDFNKTILNETGK; this comes from the exons ATGTCTACCCTGTTCAACAT CAAAAGCGGCCAGTCTCGTA CCttcaagcccaagaagGTCCCCGAGGGCACGAAGCAGTGGCAGCTCAAGCAATATGCACAACAGACACTT GGCTCCGGTAATTTGAGAACAGCGGTCAAACTCCCAGAAGGTGAAGACTTGCAAGAATGGATCGCTGTGCACG TCGttgacttcttcaaccACGTCAACATGTTGTACGGTACGATATCCGAGTTCTGTACGCCGACAGAG TGCCCTGTAATGAATGCCGGACCAAAATATGAGTACTTTTGGGAAGATGGAACGACCTA CAAAAAACCTACCCAGCTTTCGGCCCCAGCCTACGTGGAAGCACTCATGTCGTGGACTCAATCTATCCTCGATGACGAAAAGCACTTCCCTCAGACCATTGGCAAGCGCTTCCCCCCCACATTTATGACTACCGCCAAGACGATTTTAAGGCGGTTATTCAGAATATATGCCCATATCTACCATGCCCATTTTGACCAAATTTGTGCATTAGGTATCGAGG CCCACTTGAACACCAACTATCGccattttctcctttttgtCGACGAG TTTGCGTTGCTGTCAGAAAAGGACCTCGTCCCTCTAGAAGATTTCAACAAGACCATCTTGAACGAAACGGGCAAGTAA
- a CDS encoding bis(5'-adenosyl)-triphosphatase: MSQKQLFAAFDVSRQVFYRSALSVGIVNLKPLLPGHVLIVPKRVVPRLADLEAIEVSDLFLSVQHIGKVLEDVYKARAMTVSLQDGVAAGQSVPHVHIHLIPRHPTDYDGKNDQIYPLLEQSENRLHGDLKNSDVPAVNGNAEHDGQTGAQVGKWEVPKDEDRKPRSTEEMEREAIWLASFFQKQQ; this comes from the exons ATGTCCCAAAAGCAGCTCTTCGCTGCTTTTGACGTGTCTCGCCAAG TCTTCTATCGCTCTGCCCTTTCTGTTGGGATTGTCAACCTCAAACCTCTTTTACCAGGCC ATGTACTTATTGTTCCCAAACGTGTTGTCCCAAGGCTAGCTGATCTGGAAGCCATTGAAGTATCAgatctttttctttccgtCCAGCATATTGGCAAGGTCCTTGAAGACGTATACAAAGCACGGGCTATGACAGTTTCTCTGCAG GACGGTGTCGCTGCTGGACAGTCAGTGCCACACGTGCACATTCACCTAATCCCTCGTCATCCGACAGATTATGACGGAAAGAACGATCAAATATACCCCCTTCTAGAGCAGTCTGAAAACCGGCTTCACGGCGATTTGAAAAATTCAGATGTACCAGCGGTGAATGGCAACGCTGAGCATGATGGTCAAACCGGGGCTCAAGTGGGGAAATGGGAGGTCCcgaaggatgaggatagaAAGCCTAGGAGTacagaggagatggagagggaggcCATTTGGTTGGCCAGTTTCTTTCAGAAGCAGCAATAG